CCTGCGCTTCAGCATCAACGTGCCCGGCGCCGATCTGGTCGCCGATGCCGACCATGTGATTGATGCCTCGGTCACCGCCACCGACACCGCCGGCAACAGCGCCACCGCCACCGACACCGAAGGCTATGGCGTGGACACTGACATCAGTGCCAGCATCACCCTCGATGCCAACATCACGGCCGATGACATCATCAATGCCCAGGAAGCCGGACAGGATATCCCTGTCACCGGTATCGTCGGCGGCGACGTCAAGGTCGGTGACATCGTCACCCTCACCGTCAATGGCAAGGAATTCACCGGCGCGGTGTATGACGACAACGGCACCCTGCGCTTCAGCATCAACGTGCCCGGCGCCGACCTGGTGGCCGATGCCGACCATGTGATTGATGCCTCGGTCACCGCCACCGACACCGCCGGCAACAGCGCCACCGCCACCGACACCGAAGGCTATGGCGTGGACACTGACATCAGTGCCAGCATCACCCTCGATGCCAACATCACGGCCGATGACATCATCAATGCCCAGGAAGCCGGACAGGATATCCCTGTCACCGGTATCGTCGGCGGCGACGTCAAGGTCGGTGACATCGTCACCCTCACCGTCAATGGCAAGGAATTCACCGGCGCGGTGTATGACGACAACGGCACCCTGCGCTTCAGCATCAACGTGCCCGGCGCCGACCTGGTGGCCGATGCCGACCATGTGATTGATGCCTCGGTCACCGCCACCGACACCGCCGGCAACAGCGCCACCGCCACCGACACCGAAGGCTATGGCGTGGATACTGACATCAGTGCCAGCATCACCCTCGATGCCAACATCACGGCCGATGACATCATCAATGCCCAGGAAGCCGGACAGGATATCCCTGTGACCGGTATCGTCGGCGGCGACGTCAAGGTCGGTGACATCGTCACCCTCACCGTCAATGGCAAGGAATTCACCGGCGCGGTGTATGACGACAACGGCACCCTGCGCTTCAGCATCAACGTGCCCGGCGCCGATCTGGTCGCCGATGCCGACCATGTGATTGATGCCTCGGTCACCGCCACCGACACCGCCGGCAACAGCGCCACCGCCACCGACACCGAAGGCTATGGCGTGGACACTGACATCAGTGCCAGCATCACCCTCGATGCCAACATCACGGCCGATGACATCATCAATGCCCAGGAAGCTGGACAGGATATCCCTGTCACCGGTATCGTCGGCGGCGACGTCAAGGTCGGTGACATCGTCACCCTCACCGTCAATGGCAAGGAATTCACCGGCGCGGTGTATGACGACAACGGCACCCTGCGCTTCAGCATCAACGTGCCCGGCGCCGATCTGGTCGCCGATGCCGACCATGTGATTGATGCCTCGGTCACCGCCACCGACACCGCCGGCAACAGCGCCACCGCCACCGACACCGAAGGCTATGGCGTGGACACTGACATCAGTGCCAGCATCACCCTCGATGCCAACATCACGGCCGATGACATCATCAATGCCCAGGAAGCCGGACAGGATATCCCTGTCACCGGTATCGTCGGCGGCGACGTCAAGGCCGGTGACATCGTCACCCTCACCGTCAATGGCAAGGAATTCACCGGCGCGGTGTATGACGACAACGGCACCCTGCGCTTCAGCATCAACGTGCCCGGCGCCGATCTGGTCGCCGATGCCGACCATGTGATTGATGCCTCGGTCACCGCCACCGACACCGCCGGCAACAGCGCCACCGCCACCGACACCGAAGGCTATGGCGTGGACACTGACATCAGTGCCAGCATCACCCTCGATGCCAACATCACGGCCGATGACATCATCAATGCCCAGGAAGCCGGACAGGATATCCCTGTCACCGGTATCGTCGGCGGCGACGTCAAGGCCGGTGACATCGTCACCCTCACCGTCAATGGCAAGGAATTCACCGGCGCGGTGTATGACGACAACGGCACCCTGCGCTTCAGCATCAACGTGCCCGGCGCCGATCTGGTCGCCGATGCCGACCATGTGATTGATGCCTCGGTCACCGCCACCGACACCGCCGGCAACAGCGCCACCGCCAACGACACCGAAGGCTATGGCGTGGACACTGACATCAGTGCCAGCATCACCCTCGATGCCAACATCACGGCCGATGACATCATCAATGCCCAGGAAGCCGGACAGGATATCCCTGTCACCGGTATCGTCGGCGGCGACGTCAAGGCCGGTGACATCGTCACCCTCACCGTCAATGGCAAGGAATTCACCGGCGCGGTGTATGACGACAACGGCACCCTGCGCTTCAGCATAAACGTGCCCGGCGCCGATCTGGTCGCCGATGCCGACCATGTGATTGATGCCTCGGTCACCGCCACCGACACCGCCGGCAACAGCGCCACCGCCACCGACACCGAAGGCTATGGCGTGGATACTGACATCAGTGCCAGCATCACCCTCGATGCCAACATCACGGCCGATGACATCATCAATGCCCAGGAAGCCGGACAGGATATCCCTGTGACCGGTATCGTCGGCGGCGACGTCAAGGTCGGTGACATCGTCACCCTCACCGTCAATGGCAAGGAATTCACCGGCGCGGTGTATGACGACAACGGCACCCTGCGCTTCAGCATCAACGTGCCCGGCGCCGACCTGGTGGCCGATGCCGACCATGTGATTGATGCCTCGGTCACCGCCACCGACACCGCCGGCAACAGCGCCACCGCCACCGACACCGAAGGCTATGGCGTGGATACTGACATCGGCGCACCCACTGTATGGATTGTTGATGACGGCACGCCAGGCGATGGCTTGCTCACTCAGGGTGAAATCAACAGCAATGGCCCTGGGGTTCAGTTGCAGGCCAATGTGAGCCACGCCGATCTGTTGGAAGGGGGTTTTGTTACTCTGACAGTGACGATTGGCAATGCCCAGCCTCAAGAATATGAGCTGGAGTTGGTAAATGGCGTACTGCAATTTACCAATGGCGATCCTGCACCAGACTTCGACTACAACAACGGTGTTATTACCTGGAGTGAAGCCGCACCCGATGCCGGACAAAGCATTACGGTAACCGTCACTCAAACCGATCTTGCTGGTAATGAATCTGCAGAAGACTCTGATACTGCCCAGGTATTTGCTCCTGCCAATAATGAGATAAGCGTCAACGAAAGCGATCTGCGTGACAATGTGCCCAATGTGGTTTCGCAGCAGATTTCCTTTACCGCTGGCAACGAAGCATTGACTCAGTTCCGCTTTGGCGATGTAAGCAGCATTCAAGCTGCAACCAACCTTGCTACAGGCGTAAGTATTGCTTGGGCTCTGGCATTGGATGGTAGCTTGGTCGGTAGTATCGGCGGTGTACCTGTCATCAAGTTGACACTGACCGATACAGATCCAATCTCTACCAACACGACTGGCAGCATCAGCGTTAACGTGGAATTGCTGGATAACATTAAGCAAGTCAACGGCGCAAATGACATCAATCTCAGTTCGCTGATTGAAGGTATCGTTATCGAGGCTGTTGGCGAAAATAACAGTGTTATTTCTGCAACCTTGAATGTCACCATTAATGACGACGTCATTGAAGCCTCGGCCACTAACAGCAGCGGCTTGAATGCTGCTGATACCCAGATCAGCGGCACAGTTTCGGTAGCAGGCGCAGACGGAAACGATAACGAATCAGCCGATCAATACAGTGCTGATCTGTCTGTAAACATTTCTGGTTGGAGCGAATCGTCTACCTATGCCGACTCCGGTCTGATGACCTCGGGCAAGGCGATTTACTACTATGTCGATCCGGACGACACTTCGGTGCTGATTGCCTATACGAGCTCCTCAGCTGCCGAATGGGGTGCCCCAGGTGCGATTCAAACCAAGATCTTCACACTGACACTGGATCCAAACAGCGGTGAATATGTGCTGGATCTCGAAACACCGATCACCAAGATCACCAGCACAAACGCCGATCTGACTGGTAACATCCCGGGCGGTAACGACGAAGATTTGTTCGTCATGCTGAACGGCGCAGTTAAAGGTGAACCAGAATCAGGTGACGTGGTGCTCTGTACTATCACAGCAACTGACTCCAACGGTGTCAGTACTGTTAACACCAGCCCCAATGGTATTGGTGTTGGTACAGGTAAGGACATCGGCTCTGGTGAAACGCTGACGCTTGATTTTGGCTTCCCGGTCACGAACTTCACTGGCATCAGCCTCTCCTACAATAACGGCAATGCATACACTGGCGTGTTTACCATCAACATTGTGGGTAAAGATGCATATGGCAACGATCTGATAAAGAGCTTTATTGCCACGCCTGCAACTTTGGCCAATTTGATAGCCTCCGAAGGGTTTGCTGAGTTCACTAAGATAGAGCTCTCTACCGCAGCAGGAGGACAAGACTTCAACTTGAAGAACTTCACTGCGAACAGCCTCAGTGTTGACCCTCTGGGAACCGTATTGAACTTCAATGCTGCAATCATAGACAGTGACGGTGACACAGATTCCAACAACCCATTCACTGTGACGCTGAATGTGCCGAACGCACTCAACGCCGTCACACCCGCTGCGTTTACCAGCCTGGCAGAAGCCAAACTGGTATCCGATACCATGGATGCCGATACCGATACCTTGGTATTCAAGGCGGGTAGCAGTGACGTTAACAACGTCAGCTTCAGCGCCGACGTGAGCGATATCCAGGTTGAAGGCATTCGCCAACCAATGAGTTGGAGAATCGAAGGTGGCGTGCTGATTGGCTCTATGCCTGGCCGTGGCGACCTGCTGAAATTAACCTTGGACTGGAATGCAATCGAAGCCGGTGAGCAGGGTTCTGTTGTTGTTGAGGCAGAGCTGCTTGGTAAGCTGCCTCACAACGTAGACTATGACTCTCTGACTGTTACGGGTATCAAGGTTGTTGCAACCGATACCAGCGGCGAAACAGCCAAGGCAGACGTCACAGTAACAGTTGCCGATAGTCAGCATATTGCTGCCGATGACGACAACCATGTCGATGTACTGATAGACGCCTTTGAAGTTCGCGATATCACGGCCAGATGGACTGACTGGAAAGCTGAATCAAGCAGCTCCAATGTAAGAACCTCTGACGGCCCAGATGACGATAATGGCCACGATAGAATTCGTTGGGGCAACGTTGGCTACGAACAACCACGTTCTGGCTATAACTTTGATGAAAACACCGACATTCAGGTGGGTGATGTAGGGCTGAACCAGAACATCATTCTGGGCAACTTTACCCATGTAAACCAACCAATCAATGGCTATTCATCAATTACTGAAGCCACCCTCGAAGTCACTCTGATGATCAATGGTGTACCAGCCAAGGTCACTCTCGAGTTTAATCACAATGAAACCGGTGGTTACAACAACCCACCCGATATAGTGACTGTTGCCAACACATCCTCTGAGTTTGTGTACGATGGCGCTCGTTACACCCTGAAAGTAATGGGCTTCCTCGATAGCAATGGCGAGGTCGTGACCAGCATCAAGACAGCTGAGGGCGCCTCCACCAGCTTCCCGTTGGTTGTGCAGTTGATTCCAGGTGATGGATTTGAACTGCCGCTTATCGGTGGCAACGTGCTCCACAACGATATCCAGGGCGCCGATGGCGATATGGAAATCTACGGAGTGTCACACAGTGGCAACAACGCCACTGAATCCAATGGCACCTTTGTAATTCAAGGCACATACGGAACCCTGACTCTGTACGGCAATGGCAGTTACAGCTATCAGGTCACAACTGTAGGCAGTCTGATACCGGACAATGCAGTCGACACATTCAGCTACACCATTGCTGACAGCGATGGCGACCTTAGCACTGCGGAATTGAATATTAACCTCAATGCCGTAGAAGAATTGCCTACCGTTTACGAAGGCACACAGGGCGTAGATTCGTTCCTGCTGACAAACTCGACCACAGGAAAGGGCCAGTTTGCCGTGTCTTCCAGTGGTTATGACGCCGTCGCTTCAACAGCATCTGCCGATGTGATCAATCTGGATACTGCCTTGCACATCAAGGCTGGTGACAGTAACGATTATGTGGATCTGGGCATCTCACGGGCTGATAACACTGTGGAAACCGGCAGCGCATTACCCAATGTAGCCAGCCAAATGTCCCAAGAGGACGTACTTTCCAGCAAGTTTATGTCAGCACGCGATATCTTGGATAACGATGGCAAGCTGAAACAAAATGTGTTGGAAGAAGTGCAGCCCAACACAGATACCGTCAACCTAGGCCTTGGTGACGACACCGTTTATGGCGGTGAAGGCTCTCAAATGGTGTTTGGCGGCGCCGGCAACGACTTACTCATCGGTGGTGAGGGTATTGACGGACTGCGTGGCGGCGAAGGCAATGACACCATCATCGGTGGCCTTGGAGACGACGTGCTGCGCGGTGACGGCGGCGCTGATACCTTCGTATGGAGAGCTGGCGAAACCGGGACTGACCATATCATCGACTTTAACGTCAACGAAGACAAACTGGACTTGAGCGATCTGCTGCAAGGCGAAGAAAATGGCAATCTGGAAGATTACCTGAGCTTCAGCTTTGAGCGGGGTTCAACCACCATTGAAATTGATGCCAACCGCGATGGTACTGTTGATCAGCGCATCGTACTGGATGGTGTTGATTTGGCCGATGAGTATGGTCTGGCCTCAACCGATGAATCAGGGATCATCAATGGTCTGCTGGGGAACGGTACTGGCCCATTGATAGTGGATACCCAAGCCGATACAGGCGCAGCTCAGGCTGTGGGACGTATCATGTCACTCGATGAGGATCATAAGACTGAGTTGATGCCTTAATACCTCAACCAGGAAAATGCCGGGCTATAGCAATATAGCCCGGCATAACTATACTGGGTCTAACGTCATAAAAATAATAAGGTAAATGTAAACGGTGTCTTTATCTGCTTCCGGAAGCGATGAGCAATGGACTATCGCAGCTTCCACGCGGGTCACTGTCGATCCCCTGTTGGATAGCCTGGTGCTCCTCACTGAATATTTTGGCTCCCCCTGCTCCAGTGAATCGCTGGCGGCGGGGCTTCCCTTATCGGGAGCCATACTGACGCCTGATTTGGTCCCTCAGGCTGCTTCAAGAGCCGGTCTCAACGCCCGCTTGACCCGTAAAGGACTGGATCAGATCTCCCCCATCATGATGCCCTGCATCCTGTTGCTGAAAGACAAGAAGGCTTGCCTACTCAGAGAATTAACCTCTGAAAAAGCAGTCATTCAGTTACCTGAAACCGGTGGTGAAGAAACACTGCCCATTGAACAGCTTGAAACCCTCTATGTTGGCTATCTGTTTCTGGTAAAACAGCAATATCGTGGTGACATGCGCTTTGACGTGCATCATCACGACAATAAAAGCCACTGGTTACTGAAAACCCTGAGAGATGCGGCACCCATTTACCGCGATGCGCTTATTGCCTCAGTGTTGGTCAACCTCTTTGCCTTGGTGTCACCCCTCTTTATCATGAATGTTTACGATAAAGTGGTGCCCAATCTGGCATTCGAGTCTCTGTGGGTATTGGCCATTGGCGCCGGCATCGCCTACATCTTTGATTTGGTAATGCGCCAGCTTAGAAGCTACTTGATTGATGTTGCTGGTAAAAAAGTTGATATCATAGTGTCATCGCAACTGTTCGCCAAAGCAGTGGGCATACCACTGTCGAAACGCTCCCCCAGCGTTGGCGGTATGGCCAAACAGCTCGGCGAGTTTGACAGCATCAGGGACATACTGACATCCGCCACCATTACCACCTTGGTGGATTTACCCTTTGCCCTCTTTTTCCTGATTATCATTTTTATTGTTGCCGGCGATCTGGCGATGCTGCCGTTACTCGGTGGCGCCATCATTATTGGCTACACCTTGTATATACAGCCAAAGCTGAAGGCCGCTATTGAAGAAAGTAATAAATTTGCCAGCCTGAAGCATGGCCACCTGATTGAAAGCCTCGCAGCGCTGGAGTCCATTAAGGCCTATGGCGCCGAAGGACTGGTGCAAAAAAGCTGGCAACAGATGATAGGTCACACCGCCAACTGGCAGCTCAAGGCCAAAAAGCTGTCCAACTCGGTATCAAACGTCGCCAGTTTTATGGTGCAACTGACCGTGGTCGGCGTGGTCATTCTGGGGGTTTATCGGGTTGCCGATAATGCCATTTCCATGGGGGGGATTATCGCTGCGGTAATGCTTTCCAGTCGCGCCATGTCTCCCATGGCACAGTTGGCAAGCCTGTTAACCCGCGCCAATCACACTGCCAGCGCCTTGAGGCAGCTTGACCAAATCATGACCCAAGAGGATGAGTTTCAAAACAAGGGTCATCTGGTCAGTAAAACCCGTCTGATGGGTAAGATTGAAGCTGACCATGTGAGCTTTTGTTATCCGGGCTCCGAAAAGCCTGTGCTGCATCCAACGTCTTTGTCCATTCAGCCGGGCGAAAAGGTGGCCATCATAGGTCGAAACGGCTCGGGGAAAAGTACACTGGCAAAACTCCTCTGTGGCCTTTATAAGCCCACCAAGGGCAGTCTCAGATACGATGGAGTAGACAGCGCACAAATCCATCCCAGTGACCTGCGCAGAAACTTCGGTTATTTGCCTCAGGATGTGGTGCTCTTCCACGGCTCCATCAGAGACAACATACTCTTCGGTACCCGGCAGGTATCTGAGCATCAGTTGATCCGGGCGGTTCAAATCTCCGGGGTGAGCCTCTTTACCAATCTCGAATCAGAAGGCCTGGATCAACAGGTCGGCGAAGGCGGACAGGCACTGTCTCGGGGCCAGCGCCAGACTGTTGCCCTGGCTCGGGCCACCCTCAACGACCCACCAATATTGCTGATGGATGAACCCACTGCCAGTTTGGATGCCAGAGCGGAAAAACAATTTATCCGTGCAATGGAGCATGTCAGTAAAGACAGGACTCTCGTTATCATCACCCACAAGATGCACCTGCTGAAATTGGTTGACCGGGTGATTGTTTTGGACCGGGGCCATGTACTGGCCGATGGCCCCAAAAATGAAGTGCTTGAAAAACTGAGTTTGGGACTGCTCGCGGGAGGTGCAAAAGGATGAGTAAGGCACTGACTACCCGTGACCTTGAGATGGTCGATGACGTTTATGGCGCCATGATGACCGATGCCCCGACCAGCCATAGACTTACCATCTGGGCGCTCACATCGTTAATCTTCGCCTTCCTTATCTGGGCGTATTTTGCTGAGCTGGATCAGGTCACCGTGGGCACAGGCAAGGTTATACCCTCTTCCCAAATCCAGGTGATTCAGAGCCTGGACGGCGGTGTATTGCAGGAACTGTTTGTGCGCGAAGGTAACATAGTCACCAAGGGAGAGCCCCTGGCACGTATCGATGATACCCGCTTCCGCTCCGATTTTGCTCAACAGGAGGAAGAGGTATTCAGCTTACAGGCAAATGTGATCCGCATGAGGTCTGAACTCAACAGCATTACCGTGTCGGATATGGCATCAGACTGGCGTGAGCAGGTTCGAATCGTCAAACAGGACCTGGTATTCCCCGAAGCACTTAACGCGCAAAAACCTGAAATGATTGCGCGTCAACAAGCCGAGTACAACGGCCGGCTCGATAATCTGGAAAACCAGCTGGAAATTCTGGCCAGGCAAATTCAGCAACGCCAGCAGGAAAATGAAGAGCTGACCACCAAAATTGCGACCATGACCACCAGTTTTCAGTTAATTAGTCGCGAACTTGAGCTTACCCGTCCGCTTGCTCAAAAAGGCATTGTGCCCGAGGTTGAACTGCTGAAGCTGGAGCGGACCGTCAATGAACTCCAGGGTGAACTCAAGGCCATGCGTCAGCTCAGGCCTAAAATCAAAGCCACTCTGGATGAAGCAATTTTAAAACGCCGTGAAGCCGTGTTTGTATTCGCTGCTGATGCCCGTGCGCAATTAAACGAGATGCAAACCCGTTTGTCCCGTATGAGCGAAGCACAGGTAGGGGCGCAGGATAAGGTAAGCAAGGCCGTCATCACCTCACCGGTCAATGGCACAGTGAAAACGGTGCACATCAACACACTCGGCGGCGTGGTGCAGCCCGGGGTCGATATTATGGAAATCGTACCCTCCGAAGATCAGCTGCTTATTGAAGCCAAGATCACCCCTAAAGACATCGCGTTTTTACACGTTGGCTTGCCTGCCGTAGTTAAGGTCACAGCCTATGATTTTACCCGCTATGGCGGGTTACAAGGCACTGTTGAACACATCAGTGCCGATACCACCCAGGACGAAGAAGGTAACAGCTTTTATCTGATACGCGTCAGGACCGCAGAGTCCAGCTTGGTTAAAGACGATGGCACGGAGATGCCAATTATCCCCGGGATGCTGACCTCTGTTGATGTCATCACCGGACAAAGATCCATTCTTGAATACATACTTAATCCAATTCTAAGAGCCAAAGACACCGCACTTAGGGAACGATGAGGCTCTAACTAAACCGGGAGGGTTTATCAATGAACAAGAAACGCTTGCAACAGTTGCGCTTGGGCGTACTGGCTGCAGCCATAGCTGGCATCATGATGCCTATGGCCGCAAGTGCCATGACGCTTGAACAGGCCGTCGCCCACACGCTGGACAGCAACCCTGACCTGCGTGCTGCCTTCAACCGCTTTAAAGCGCGTGAAGAGCAGGTAAATCAGGCGATTTCCGGCTATATGCCTACGGTGGATATCACCGGTGGCTGGGGCTGGGAACAAACGGACAGTCCAGCAACCCGTCGTCGCTTTGGTCGTGACGATGGTGAGTTTGAACTCAAGCGCGGTGAAGCCGGGATCAGCATCCGTCAAATGCTGTTCGATGGTTTTTACACGTCCAGCGAAGTGGATCGCCTGACTTTTGAAGCCAGCGCCGATCAGTGGGCCTTGTTCGCAGCTGCCGAGGACATGGCACTGGATGTGGCTAAGGTGTATGTCAATTATATCCGTGCCGAGCAGGTAATGACGCTGGCGGAGAAAAACCTGGCGACTCACAAAGAAATCTATGACCAAATCAAGCAGCGTACGGATTCCGGTCTGGGTTCTATTGCTGACTTGTCTCAAATCACGGGTCGTCTGGCTCGTGCCAATGCAAACGTGATTTCAGCCCGCAATAACTTCTTCGATGCCAAGGCGCAGTTCGCCCGTGTAGTGGATAAAGCCCCCGAGGATATGATTGTCCCCGTGCCTGATGCCGATATGCTGCCCACCGACTTATCGACCAGTGTAACTCTGGCCCAGGATAACCATCCTGTACTCAAGTCAGCAGCGGCCGACATCAATGCAGCAGAGAACGAGCGTTCATCTGCGCAATCGAACTATTACCCTCGCGTCACTCTTGAACTCGATGGTAACTGGAACAATAACCTCGATGGCGAAGACGGTATCGCAGGCTCAGGCGCCTTCCGCACCGATGTGGGTGGTTACAACAACGACCTGGTTGCCATGGTTCGTGTTCGTTATAACCTGTTCGCCGGCGGCAAAGACCTGGCTCGTGAAAAAGAAGCAGCCTACAAAATCGGTGAAGCCAAAGAAATCCGTCAACGCGCTTATCGTGAAGTCGTTGAAGGCGTCAATCTGGCATGGAATGCCTACGAAATGCTGACGCCTCAGAAAGACTACATCCGTGAACATGTCAAAGCGGCAAAAGACACTCAAGTGGCTTATACCCAACAGTTCAATCTGGGGCAGCGCACCTTGCTCGACTTGCTGGATACCGAAAACGAACTCTTTGAAGCCCGTAAAGACTATCTGCAGGCCGAGTTCGATGAGATTGTTGCCAAGTATCGGGTACTGAATGCCACGGGTCGCCTGTTGGATTCACTGAAGGTGACCAGACCCACGGTATGGCAGGGAGAGCATGAATATGAAGGGG
The window above is part of the Shewanella litorisediminis genome. Proteins encoded here:
- a CDS encoding TolC family outer membrane protein; its protein translation is MNKKRLQQLRLGVLAAAIAGIMMPMAASAMTLEQAVAHTLDSNPDLRAAFNRFKAREEQVNQAISGYMPTVDITGGWGWEQTDSPATRRRFGRDDGEFELKRGEAGISIRQMLFDGFYTSSEVDRLTFEASADQWALFAAAEDMALDVAKVYVNYIRAEQVMTLAEKNLATHKEIYDQIKQRTDSGLGSIADLSQITGRLARANANVISARNNFFDAKAQFARVVDKAPEDMIVPVPDADMLPTDLSTSVTLAQDNHPVLKSAAADINAAENERSSAQSNYYPRVTLELDGNWNNNLDGEDGIAGSGAFRTDVGGYNNDLVAMVRVRYNLFAGGKDLAREKEAAYKIGEAKEIRQRAYREVVEGVNLAWNAYEMLTPQKDYIREHVKAAKDTQVAYTQQFNLGQRTLLDLLDTENELFEARKDYLQAEFDEIVAKYRVLNATGRLLDSLKVTRPTVWQGEHEYEGGVKP
- a CDS encoding HlyD family type I secretion periplasmic adaptor subunit; amino-acid sequence: MSKALTTRDLEMVDDVYGAMMTDAPTSHRLTIWALTSLIFAFLIWAYFAELDQVTVGTGKVIPSSQIQVIQSLDGGVLQELFVREGNIVTKGEPLARIDDTRFRSDFAQQEEEVFSLQANVIRMRSELNSITVSDMASDWREQVRIVKQDLVFPEALNAQKPEMIARQQAEYNGRLDNLENQLEILARQIQQRQQENEELTTKIATMTTSFQLISRELELTRPLAQKGIVPEVELLKLERTVNELQGELKAMRQLRPKIKATLDEAILKRREAVFVFAADARAQLNEMQTRLSRMSEAQVGAQDKVSKAVITSPVNGTVKTVHINTLGGVVQPGVDIMEIVPSEDQLLIEAKITPKDIAFLHVGLPAVVKVTAYDFTRYGGLQGTVEHISADTTQDEEGNSFYLIRVRTAESSLVKDDGTEMPIIPGMLTSVDVITGQRSILEYILNPILRAKDTALRER
- a CDS encoding type I secretion system permease/ATPase, with product MSLSASGSDEQWTIAASTRVTVDPLLDSLVLLTEYFGSPCSSESLAAGLPLSGAILTPDLVPQAASRAGLNARLTRKGLDQISPIMMPCILLLKDKKACLLRELTSEKAVIQLPETGGEETLPIEQLETLYVGYLFLVKQQYRGDMRFDVHHHDNKSHWLLKTLRDAAPIYRDALIASVLVNLFALVSPLFIMNVYDKVVPNLAFESLWVLAIGAGIAYIFDLVMRQLRSYLIDVAGKKVDIIVSSQLFAKAVGIPLSKRSPSVGGMAKQLGEFDSIRDILTSATITTLVDLPFALFFLIIIFIVAGDLAMLPLLGGAIIIGYTLYIQPKLKAAIEESNKFASLKHGHLIESLAALESIKAYGAEGLVQKSWQQMIGHTANWQLKAKKLSNSVSNVASFMVQLTVVGVVILGVYRVADNAISMGGIIAAVMLSSRAMSPMAQLASLLTRANHTASALRQLDQIMTQEDEFQNKGHLVSKTRLMGKIEADHVSFCYPGSEKPVLHPTSLSIQPGEKVAIIGRNGSGKSTLAKLLCGLYKPTKGSLRYDGVDSAQIHPSDLRRNFGYLPQDVVLFHGSIRDNILFGTRQVSEHQLIRAVQISGVSLFTNLESEGLDQQVGEGGQALSRGQRQTVALARATLNDPPILLMDEPTASLDARAEKQFIRAMEHVSKDRTLVIITHKMHLLKLVDRVIVLDRGHVLADGPKNEVLEKLSLGLLAGGAKG